A region of the Methylobacterium nodulans ORS 2060 genome:
GCCTGGGGCAGGCAGCAGCTGGGAGTGTGACGCGGCGATCGCCATGAGCGTCCTCCTCGCAAGGCCGGACAAGGAAGCCCGCGCCTTTGCCGACGCAGACAACCTGCGCCCCCGACCCTGACGGGCGATTCAACCGTCGCCTGCATTCATGGTCTTCGGAGTGTCGCTTCTTCGCCTTTATCCATCAGCGCACCGCTACAGTACCTATCCCGGACGCGTCAAATAGTCAAGCATATCGAAAAGCCACACGGCGTATCCTCTTGATTGTGCTCAGCACAATCGAACGCCTTCGCGGGCACTCGGTGCGGGCGGTCTCGGCCGCGCCCCTGAGGAAGGCCCAGCGCCAGCCTCGCGGTACGCCGCGGAAGCGGCGCCCGAAATCGTGGGTTACGCGATGCCTGTCGCCGCGTTCCGGTTCAGCGACGTCCTTCAGTTACGATGACGTCCATTGGCATGTCATGCGCCTGTGGGTAGATCGTGGCGACACGAGCAAGCTCGAAGCCAACGCCGATGGCCAGCGGTTTCGTCGGCATGGCCGCAATGGTCCGGTCATAGAACCCGCCGCCATAGCCGAGCCGATAACCGGCTGGATCAAAGCCGACCAATGGCGCAATCAGCACCTCGGGGATCACAGCCTCACCCTCCGAGGGGATGGGAATGTTCCACACTCCGCGGCTCATGGGCATTCCGGGCCACCACTCCCGAAACTGGAGTGGATGCGCCTTTTCGACCACGACCGGCAGGGCGAGCCGGGTCCCCTGATCGCGCAGAGACATCAGGAGCGGCCTTGCATCGTATTCACCCTTGAACGGCCAATAGAAGCCGATCAGCTTGTCCCGGCTGGCGGCGAGCGCCGTCTTCAAACCCTGGCTGATTCTTTCGCTCCAGTCCGCACGCATCTGGGATGGGATGCGCATGCGCTGATCGATGAGACGGACACGTGTCTCCTTCCGCCACTGCCGCACACTCGGCCAATCGAGTCCCGGGCTCGGAGGTGCTGCAGGACTCGACGATTTCCCTTCACCGGACAGGCCAAGATAATTCTGGTCAAGTTCATGCATGAAGCAGGGTGGTGAGCTGTACTCGCCGAATTCGGAGTGCTCCCCCGCGGCTGACTCCAACCTCTTGTCCGATTCGCAGCCGGAACCACCCATCGCTCGACTCTCCCCTGTTCAGAGGCCGCACACGCGGTCGTCGAGCGTGAACAGCGCCCTGGCATCGATCAGACGGCCGCCGGCAAGGGTGCCGCCCGTGCGCGACCGGCAGACTATCTCATCGCATCCTGCGCTGCGACGAAAACGGGTTGAAGCGCTGGAATCCCGGTCCCTGCCATTCGCCCTCGATGGCGGGGCAAGGGGGGATCAGATGATCCCGGTTTCCGGGAGCGGCTGACCGTCGACGAGCCGTTGCCACCCGAGCCGGGTGAGGTCGACGGTCTGTAGCGGCCAGTGAGCAGCAACTCGGCCAGCCGCTGCCCATGAACTCACCCATGGCGGAGGAGGACTGCGCGATGCCGCGCCCTGAAGGACGGCCGGTCCGGGTGGCTACCCTCCGAGCCGCCTGCTGCCCTCTCCCGCAATTGTCCTGTGGATGGGCGGAACCTGTCCTGCGTTCAGGATTGCGCCGCGGTCCCGGAGATCAACGCCGGGATATCTCGGTCTCCGCGAATGATCGGGCCTGACCTGACCGCTGTCACCATGGATGCACCGGACCTTCCGACTTGGCGGTGCCCAGGATGCAGAGCGAAATCCCAATCACCCCCACCAGCGTCCCGACAGCCGAGTGGTGGGTGTAAGACCAGTAATATCCCGGACCACCCACGGCCATGCCGGCGAGCGTGAGGAGCGCGCCTTTGCCCGGTGCGAGCGGAGGGGTGTCTGCAGGCAGCGAGGACCTCTCGACCATGACTGATCTCCATCCGATCGCTTACCCTTAATCTAGCAGAAATCGTGATGCTGTTGAATGGCGCATACGAGGTATCAATTGACGGACATGCACGGCTCGTCGGTGCCGATCAAGAAGCAGAGCCGGTCTTGCGTCCGACCAGGATCGGATCGGGGCGCTGGGCCGTCCCGCCGGTGAGCCAAGCCACTGCCAGGGACAGGGCCTCGTCGATCGGCCTCGACCTGTATCCGAGTTCCGTCCGAGCCTTGCCATCGTCGATCGGGGCGGATCGCAGCGCGAGGCGCACGCCCTCTCGCGTCGCCGGCGGGCTGTTTCGCGAGAGGTGGTCGGCGATCCACTCGGAGACGGTCGCGAGCATCATCGCGACGCCCCCCGGCAGCGCGAAGGACGGCATCGGCCGGCCCGACAGGCGCTCCAGCCTGGACAGGAGCAGCCGCAGCCGTACGTTCTCGCCACCAAGGACATATCGCTGTCCGGGACGACCGTGCTCGCCCGCGAGGCGGATCCCCTCCGCGACATCGCGGACGTCGACGAGGTTGAGCGTGCAGTCGAGGAAAACAGGCGCCTGCCCGCTCAGGAACAGAGACAGCATCGCCGCGGGTGGCGTCATGTTCCAGTCGCACGGGCCG
Encoded here:
- a CDS encoding NAD-dependent epimerase/dehydratase family protein — encoded protein: MTSIDLVTGGCGFIGRHLVERLLAAGRAVRVLDCGDPRGLPASVDYRRGSILDETCLSAAMRGIDRIYHLAGIAHLWAADRDAFARVNALGTERVVAAAPDASRVVHCSTEAVLLTDSREDGPVRGDDLPPLERMSGPYTRSKCLAERAALAAAQAGRSIVIASPTVPIGPCDWNMTPPAAMLSLFLSGQAPVFLDCTLNLVDVRDVAEGIRLAGEHGRPGQRYVLGGENVRLRLLLSRLERLSGRPMPSFALPGGVAMMLATVSEWIADHLSRNSPPATREGVRLALRSAPIDDGKARTELGYRSRPIDEALSLAVAWLTGGTAQRPDPILVGRKTGSAS
- a CDS encoding 5-formyltetrahydrofolate cyclo-ligase, with product MGGSGCESDKRLESAAGEHSEFGEYSSPPCFMHELDQNYLGLSGEGKSSSPAAPPSPGLDWPSVRQWRKETRVRLIDQRMRIPSQMRADWSERISQGLKTALAASRDKLIGFYWPFKGEYDARPLLMSLRDQGTRLALPVVVEKAHPLQFREWWPGMPMSRGVWNIPIPSEGEAVIPEVLIAPLVGFDPAGYRLGYGGGFYDRTIAAMPTKPLAIGVGFELARVATIYPQAHDMPMDVIVTEGRR